From a region of the uncultured Desulfatiglans sp. genome:
- a CDS encoding Cytochrome c family protein, protein MDCLVCHDRTGTYEKAPAGCGDEKKGLDLVKIARGVGRPTRANCGSCHFCGGGGDAIKHGNLSEALIDPPRELDVHMGGLDFACQDCHTTNGHRIAGASMTTCVSEGRVSCTDCHDERPHATDRHAVQKTLNDHCDAIACETCHIPQFAKAKPTLLFWNWALAGRDTKELENSPYCITTQHRKKGLFIKKANVAPAYAWYNGRHERYRMGERVDVTGTTYLNPPAGGIQDPKAKITPFKIHTGVQPADATFQYLLIPKLWGGYWEHFDWERAIRSGMKEAELPYSGKSIFVTTVMHWRLNHGVVPKEQALGCMDCHGAKALMDFEALGYPEDPAAAGGRFGPGSDSPKERKGP, encoded by the coding sequence GTGGATTGCCTGGTGTGCCACGACCGCACTGGAACTTACGAAAAGGCACCGGCGGGCTGCGGCGATGAAAAAAAAGGGCTCGACCTGGTGAAGATCGCCCGCGGTGTCGGGCGTCCGACACGGGCCAACTGCGGGTCCTGTCATTTTTGCGGAGGCGGTGGGGACGCCATCAAGCACGGCAACCTGAGCGAGGCTCTCATCGATCCTCCCCGCGAGTTGGATGTCCACATGGGCGGGTTGGATTTCGCCTGCCAGGACTGCCACACCACGAACGGGCATCGTATTGCGGGAGCCAGTATGACCACCTGCGTGAGCGAGGGGCGGGTGTCCTGTACGGATTGCCATGATGAACGGCCTCATGCCACCGACCGCCACGCGGTCCAGAAAACGCTGAACGATCACTGTGATGCCATCGCCTGCGAGACCTGCCACATCCCTCAGTTTGCGAAGGCCAAGCCGACGCTGCTTTTCTGGAACTGGGCCCTTGCAGGAAGGGATACCAAGGAGCTGGAGAACTCGCCCTATTGCATCACCACCCAGCACCGCAAAAAGGGCCTCTTCATCAAGAAGGCGAACGTTGCGCCGGCCTATGCATGGTATAACGGCCGACACGAGCGGTACCGCATGGGGGAGCGGGTCGATGTGACCGGAACGACGTACCTCAACCCTCCGGCTGGGGGCATCCAGGATCCCAAGGCGAAGATCACCCCTTTCAAGATCCACACGGGCGTTCAGCCCGCCGACGCGACCTTCCAGTACCTGCTCATTCCGAAGTTGTGGGGGGGGTACTGGGAGCACTTCGATTGGGAAAGGGCCATCCGGTCGGGGATGAAAGAGGCGGAACTGCCTTACAGCGGAAAGTCTATCTTCGTGACGACCGTCATGCATTGGCGCTTGAACCATGGGGTGGTCCCCAAGGAGCAGGCGCTGGGATGCATGGACTGCCACGGTGCAAAGGCTTTGATGGACTTCGAGGCTCTTGGATACCCGGAAGATCCCGCTGCTGCGGGCGGGCGATTCGGCCCCGGTTCTGATAGCCCGAAGGAGCGGAAAGGTCCATGA
- a CDS encoding hypothetical protein (Evidence 5 : Unknown function), which translates to MKGPRAGGSVWLSIMGCGWIAKRPADDGLCRKDRELGMFSLSFKAAVFGGVAGVLLAVCAQASSHQDIEGPFPDGPSVTRTCLGCHEEAASEVMQTAHWQWKGPNPHLEGEAKEPLGKVKVINNF; encoded by the coding sequence ATGAAGGGGCCGCGGGCCGGCGGTTCCGTTTGGCTGTCCATCATGGGTTGTGGCTGGATTGCAAAACGGCCCGCCGATGATGGGTTATGCAGAAAGGATCGGGAACTCGGTATGTTCAGTTTGTCTTTCAAGGCCGCGGTTTTTGGAGGCGTTGCGGGTGTTCTTTTGGCGGTCTGCGCACAGGCCTCGTCTCATCAGGACATAGAAGGTCCGTTCCCGGACGGTCCCTCTGTGACCCGGACGTGCCTCGGCTGCCACGAGGAGGCTGCGTCAGAGGTCATGCAGACGGCCCACTGGCAGTGGAAGGGCCCCAACCCACACCTCGAGGGCGAGGCGAAAGAGCCCTTGGGAAAGGTAAAAGTTATCAACAACTTTTGA
- a CDS encoding hypothetical protein (Evidence 5 : Unknown function) yields MQISPQESVLYVLSKGSGLFAGLAPGFRILPGTKQECGGQGIGIDFATKTVESLASAGQDDAVRPGWRCSIPTV; encoded by the coding sequence GTGCAGATCAGCCCGCAGGAATCGGTTTTATACGTCTTATCAAAGGGATCGGGGCTTTTTGCAGGACTGGCTCCTGGTTTTCGGATCCTCCCGGGGACGAAACAGGAGTGTGGCGGGCAGGGGATTGGCATTGATTTTGCCACAAAGACCGTTGAATCACTGGCGTCTGCCGGGCAGGATGATGCGGTACGACCGGGTTGGCGATGTTCGATACCCACGGTCTGA
- a CDS encoding PAS modulated sigma54 specific transcriptional regulator, Fis family, with protein MNGLDLNSHWKTVVSTIQDGLMIVDRTGTIRFVNPALTKMTGYAPKEMIGMPCSSLNCDVCEIARAPGRGSWCVLFQEGAIPPHRCTLRRKDGTMVPVLKNAALLRDAEGAVIGAVETLTDLTELKRRDLQIQSFTRELADQKGFQGILGVSVRMQKVFDLLANAASSDAPVLILGESGTGKELAARAIHRLGPRRDKPFIKVNCAALNEALLESELFGHVRGAFTGAYRDREGRFEAAHGGDIFLDEVGDLSFSTQVKLLRVLEEKTIEKVGDQRSIRVDVRIISATNREVAQLAAEGKIRQDFFYRINVIPIRLPPLRKRIEDIPILAEHFLERLRKKSRKPVQGISSTALECLMDYSWPGNVRELKSAFEYAFISCHETLIQPEHLPSEISAGKKKASPPATPKRGTRNDQKRQRLLEALQAADGNQSEAARILGVSRVTVWNRIKKYGIDLEKKVSG; from the coding sequence ATGAACGGATTGGATCTGAACAGCCATTGGAAAACGGTCGTCAGCACCATCCAGGACGGGCTGATGATCGTCGACCGGACGGGAACCATCCGGTTCGTCAACCCTGCCCTAACCAAAATGACCGGTTATGCACCGAAGGAAATGATCGGCATGCCCTGTTCCTCGCTCAATTGCGATGTCTGCGAGATTGCGCGGGCCCCGGGACGCGGGTCCTGGTGCGTCCTGTTCCAGGAGGGCGCCATCCCGCCCCACCGCTGCACCCTGCGCAGAAAAGACGGAACGATGGTTCCGGTCCTGAAAAATGCAGCGCTTCTGAGGGATGCAGAAGGAGCCGTCATCGGGGCGGTCGAGACACTCACGGACCTGACCGAGCTCAAGCGGCGCGATCTGCAGATTCAGTCCTTTACGCGGGAATTGGCGGATCAGAAAGGTTTTCAGGGGATCCTGGGGGTCTCGGTGCGAATGCAGAAGGTCTTCGATCTCCTGGCAAACGCCGCGAGCTCCGATGCGCCGGTCCTGATCCTCGGTGAAAGCGGCACGGGGAAGGAACTCGCAGCGAGGGCCATCCACCGCCTGGGGCCGCGGCGTGACAAACCATTCATCAAGGTCAACTGCGCCGCGCTGAACGAGGCCCTTCTCGAAAGCGAGCTGTTCGGGCACGTACGAGGCGCCTTCACGGGGGCCTACCGCGACCGGGAAGGCCGCTTCGAAGCCGCCCACGGAGGCGACATCTTCCTGGACGAGGTCGGCGATTTGTCTTTTTCGACCCAGGTTAAACTCCTGCGCGTCCTCGAGGAGAAAACCATCGAAAAGGTGGGGGATCAACGGTCGATCCGAGTCGATGTCCGGATCATTTCGGCCACGAACCGTGAGGTCGCGCAATTGGCTGCGGAAGGCAAAATCCGACAGGATTTTTTTTACCGGATCAACGTGATCCCGATCCGCCTGCCTCCCCTTCGCAAGCGCATCGAAGACATCCCGATCCTTGCGGAACACTTTCTCGAGAGGCTGCGGAAAAAAAGCCGAAAACCGGTCCAGGGGATCAGCAGCACCGCCCTGGAGTGCCTGATGGACTATTCCTGGCCCGGCAACGTGCGCGAATTGAAAAGCGCCTTCGAGTACGCGTTCATTTCCTGCCACGAAACGCTCATCCAGCCCGAACATCTTCCGTCGGAAATCTCAGCCGGGAAGAAGAAGGCCTCTCCACCCGCCACCCCGAAGCGAGGCACAAGGAACGATCAGAAGCGGCAACGGCTTCTTGAGGCCCTTCAGGCCGCGGACGGGAACCAGTCCGAGGCCGCACGCATCCTCGGCGTTTCTCGTGTGACGGTCTGGAACCGGATCAAGAAATACGGGATCGATCTCGAGAAGAAGGTCTCAGGTTAG
- the arfB gene encoding Peptidyl-tRNA hydrolase ArfB — MGMISVTADIALDEKDIRLEFVRSSGPGGQNVNKVSTAVQLRFDLGAADYLPADLRERLRRLAGQRLSSEDVILIDARRFRSQEMNRQDALDRLKALVREAARSPKNRLKTKPSAAARRRRLEDKRRRAVKKRMRTRVADHEG; from the coding sequence GTGGGCATGATCTCTGTTACCGCCGATATCGCGCTGGACGAAAAGGACATCCGGCTGGAATTTGTCCGGTCCTCGGGCCCGGGTGGGCAGAACGTCAATAAGGTCTCGACGGCGGTTCAGCTCCGCTTCGATCTAGGGGCGGCGGATTACCTCCCGGCGGATCTGCGGGAGCGCCTCAGGCGGCTGGCCGGACAGCGATTGTCCAGCGAGGACGTCATCCTTATCGATGCCCGCCGCTTCCGCAGTCAGGAGATGAACCGCCAGGACGCCCTGGACCGCCTCAAGGCCCTGGTGCGCGAGGCGGCGAGGAGCCCGAAGAACCGTCTGAAGACAAAACCCTCGGCGGCCGCTCGCCGCCGCAGATTGGAGGACAAGCGCCGCCGCGCTGTCAAGAAGCGGATGCGCACCCGCGTGGCCGATCACGAGGGTTAG
- the rpsT gene encoding 30S ribosomal protein S20: protein MANHASALKRARQSEIRRLRNKTYKTRVKGAVKDVRSALDSGATSNLEETFRSAVSIIQKTAGKGIIHRKKAARKVARLARRVQQVTAGQDASAA, encoded by the coding sequence TTGGCCAACCATGCATCAGCCCTCAAAAGGGCCAGGCAGAGCGAAATCCGCCGACTTCGCAACAAAACCTATAAAACAAGGGTCAAAGGCGCCGTCAAAGACGTCCGCAGCGCTTTGGATAGTGGGGCGACATCGAACCTGGAGGAAACCTTTCGCAGCGCCGTCTCCATTATCCAGAAAACGGCCGGCAAGGGGATCATCCACCGGAAAAAGGCCGCACGGAAGGTCGCCCGCCTCGCACGGCGCGTCCAACAGGTAACCGCTGGACAGGATGCCTCAGCAGCATAG
- the holA gene encoding DNA polymerase III, delta subunit: protein MAEALKPETVLGELEKGRVRPVYLFYGQDDFRIEHAVRRLQEKAVAEGAADFNLHTFYGDDNDQETVGRILDTVRSYPFMSDRRLVIVKRTESLSVKELEGFLPYLEKPLPSTCLVFVSGKTNFNMVFYKSLRSMGCAVEFKNLQDREVIPWMRSLAKDLGLRLSGEACAYLQQVVGNGLRELHNEIEKLSVSHSKEQPIGVEEVKRLVVHSRAHTIFELMDSVSSRRCSEALVILNRFFDEDREAGLRITGMLHRQLRLLWQAGAIAREGGTTGQAASALRLPPFLAKKLLDQSRLWTPESLEQGLELLYQADGLTKTGSSDARSVFENLLINLCC from the coding sequence ATGGCGGAGGCGCTCAAACCCGAAACGGTCCTGGGGGAGTTGGAGAAGGGGCGTGTACGCCCCGTCTATCTCTTCTATGGACAGGATGATTTCAGGATCGAGCACGCCGTTCGGCGGCTTCAGGAAAAGGCGGTGGCGGAGGGGGCCGCCGATTTCAACCTGCATACCTTTTACGGGGATGACAACGATCAGGAAACGGTTGGACGGATCCTGGACACCGTCCGATCCTATCCCTTCATGTCTGACAGACGGCTGGTGATCGTCAAGCGTACGGAGTCCCTGTCGGTGAAAGAGCTGGAGGGGTTCCTGCCCTACCTCGAAAAGCCGCTCCCATCCACCTGCCTTGTCTTTGTATCCGGCAAGACCAACTTCAACATGGTCTTCTACAAATCGCTGCGCAGCATGGGCTGTGCGGTCGAATTCAAGAATCTGCAGGACAGGGAGGTGATCCCCTGGATGCGCTCGCTTGCAAAGGATCTCGGTTTGAGGCTGAGCGGCGAGGCCTGCGCTTATCTGCAACAGGTTGTGGGGAATGGATTGCGGGAACTGCATAATGAAATCGAAAAGCTGTCCGTTTCGCATAGCAAAGAACAGCCCATCGGTGTGGAGGAGGTAAAACGCCTGGTCGTTCACAGCCGGGCGCACACCATCTTCGAGTTGATGGACAGCGTTTCCTCGCGCCGATGCAGCGAGGCGCTCGTCATTCTGAACCGGTTTTTCGATGAGGACCGCGAGGCGGGGCTACGGATAACGGGGATGCTTCACAGACAGCTGCGCCTGCTTTGGCAGGCCGGGGCGATCGCCAGGGAAGGAGGCACCACCGGTCAAGCGGCAAGCGCTCTTCGCCTCCCTCCCTTTCTAGCCAAAAAGCTGCTCGATCAATCACGGCTGTGGACCCCGGAGAGCCTCGAGCAGGGGCTGGAACTTCTCTATCAGGCTGACGGTTTGACCAAGACGGGCTCCTCGGACGCGCGCAGCGTGTTCGAAAACCTGTTGATCAATCTATGCTGCTGA
- a CDS encoding conserved exported hypothetical protein (Evidence 4 : Unknown function but conserved in other organisms), translating into MPSNRTVARGIAVLAAAAAVCLSLAACGYHLRESSQPMGTELTSLAIPLMESTSSTIGFEAEFTTIVRDEFIRYSQVPLVPRERAAAVLIGRIHEIRTEPYSYALNKTEVQGASRNYPVTRSRWLYVTMDAKLVESSTGKTLWEVNGMEDKATYPVGTDPLANRAYERSAIEEIARRLAERMFQATMERF; encoded by the coding sequence ATGCCTTCGAATCGAACGGTGGCGAGGGGCATCGCGGTGCTGGCGGCTGCCGCCGCCGTGTGCCTTTCGCTTGCAGCTTGCGGCTATCATCTGCGGGAGAGCAGTCAGCCGATGGGGACCGAGTTGACGAGTCTGGCTATACCGCTCATGGAAAGCACTTCGTCCACCATCGGTTTCGAAGCGGAGTTTACCACGATCGTCCGGGATGAGTTCATCCGGTATTCGCAGGTGCCGCTGGTGCCGCGCGAGCGAGCGGCGGCCGTGCTGATCGGCCGGATTCACGAGATCAGGACCGAGCCTTACAGCTACGCCTTGAACAAAACGGAGGTGCAGGGGGCTTCACGCAACTACCCGGTCACGCGAAGCCGCTGGCTCTACGTCACGATGGATGCGAAGCTCGTCGAGTCCTCGACGGGAAAAACGCTCTGGGAGGTGAATGGCATGGAAGACAAGGCGACCTACCCGGTTGGCACGGATCCTCTGGCCAACCGCGCCTACGAGCGTTCCGCGATCGAGGAGATCGCCCGCAGACTCGCGGAGCGGATGTTTCAGGCAACCATGGAAAGGTTCTGA
- the leuS gene encoding leucyl-tRNA synthetase (Evidence 2a : Function from experimental evidences in other organisms; PubMedId : 2191293, 3320963; Product type e : enzyme) — translation MKYNPQDLEVKWQERWEREGLFKVVEDPSREKYYLLEMFPYPSGKIHMGHVRNYTIGDVVARYKRMSGKNVLHPMGWDAFGLPAENAAIENDTHPARWTYSNIEAMKTQLKRMGFSYDWNREIATCDPSYYRWEQLVFLKMLEKGLAYKKRTLVNWCPKCQSVLANEQVENGCCWRHTDQEVVLKEMDSWFLRITAYADEILDACDRLTGWPERVLTMQRNWIGKSYGAIIRFPMADSDEVIEVFTTRQDTVFGATFLCFAPEHPMVREMVKGLPEESEVLAFVEKTLKMEKYMRTADFTAKEGVFTGRYCLNPVTGDRIPIYVANFVLFDYGTGAIMAVPTHDQRDFEFAKKYGLPLKVVIRPPDREISAETMTEAYVDEGILVHSGPFDGQGNLEALERIAEYLEEHGKGHKTVNFRLRDWNISRQRYWGAPIPVIYCETCGMVPVPEEDLPVVLPLDVNMRPNGGSPLPFEPSFYETTCPKCKGKARRETDTMDTFVESSWYFDRYACPDYDRGVLDTGRVAYWMPVDQYIGGIEHAILHLLYSRFYTRVLRDLGYLSVDEPFTNLLTQGMVCKEIQSCPQHGYLYPYEVEDGRCRRCGSEIVTGNTLKMSKSKKNVVDPQVLIDQYGADTVRMFCLFASPPERDLEWNDQGVEGSYRFLNRVWRLVVDNLDALRGVSAYDGKTPLEGGLKDLRRKTHWTIRKVSSDVEDRFHFNTAIAAVMELVNDLVSFLNEPPSSGDPAWPVLREGVDAVIVLLSPVVPHITEELWHRLGHETPLLETPWPAYDPDALKVESRLVVFQVNGKVRNRKEVPVSMTDGDLKEMALADERVQQFVAGKPVKKVVVVQGKLVNVVV, via the coding sequence ATGAAATACAATCCCCAAGACCTCGAGGTCAAATGGCAGGAACGCTGGGAACGGGAAGGGCTGTTCAAGGTCGTAGAAGACCCCTCTCGTGAAAAATATTATCTGCTCGAGATGTTTCCGTATCCCTCGGGCAAGATCCACATGGGGCACGTGCGCAACTACACGATCGGCGATGTCGTGGCGCGCTACAAGCGGATGAGCGGGAAGAACGTGCTCCATCCGATGGGGTGGGACGCCTTCGGGCTGCCGGCCGAGAATGCCGCCATCGAAAACGACACGCATCCGGCCCGCTGGACCTACAGCAACATCGAGGCGATGAAGACGCAGCTGAAGCGGATGGGGTTCAGCTATGACTGGAACCGGGAGATCGCGACCTGCGACCCGTCCTACTACCGCTGGGAGCAGTTGGTCTTCCTGAAGATGCTCGAAAAGGGCCTGGCCTACAAGAAGCGGACGCTCGTCAACTGGTGCCCCAAGTGCCAGAGCGTGCTGGCGAACGAACAGGTGGAAAACGGCTGCTGCTGGCGGCACACCGACCAGGAGGTCGTCCTGAAGGAGATGGACAGCTGGTTTCTGCGGATCACTGCTTATGCCGACGAGATCCTGGATGCCTGCGATCGTCTGACGGGATGGCCGGAGCGGGTCCTGACGATGCAGCGGAACTGGATCGGCAAGAGCTACGGGGCCATCATCCGCTTCCCCATGGCGGATTCGGACGAGGTCATCGAGGTGTTCACCACGCGTCAGGACACGGTCTTCGGGGCGACGTTTCTCTGCTTCGCCCCCGAGCACCCCATGGTGCGGGAGATGGTCAAGGGCCTGCCGGAGGAGTCCGAGGTGCTGGCCTTCGTGGAAAAGACCCTCAAGATGGAAAAGTACATGCGGACGGCGGATTTCACCGCGAAGGAGGGGGTTTTTACGGGGCGCTACTGCCTGAACCCGGTCACCGGCGACCGCATTCCGATCTACGTGGCCAATTTCGTCCTGTTCGATTACGGGACCGGCGCCATCATGGCCGTCCCGACCCATGACCAGCGGGACTTCGAATTCGCCAAGAAGTACGGCCTCCCGCTCAAGGTGGTCATCCGGCCGCCCGATCGTGAGATCAGCGCGGAGACCATGACCGAGGCATATGTCGATGAAGGGATCCTCGTCCATTCCGGCCCGTTCGACGGCCAGGGGAATCTAGAGGCCCTCGAGCGGATCGCCGAATACCTGGAGGAGCATGGAAAGGGCCACAAGACGGTCAATTTCAGGCTCCGCGACTGGAACATCTCGCGCCAGCGCTACTGGGGCGCACCGATTCCCGTCATCTACTGCGAGACCTGCGGGATGGTTCCGGTGCCGGAGGAGGATCTGCCGGTCGTTCTGCCGCTCGATGTGAACATGCGCCCGAACGGCGGCTCGCCGCTGCCCTTCGAACCGTCCTTTTATGAAACGACCTGCCCGAAATGCAAGGGGAAGGCCCGGCGCGAGACCGACACCATGGACACCTTCGTGGAATCGTCCTGGTATTTCGACCGCTACGCGTGCCCCGACTACGACCGGGGGGTCCTCGACACCGGGAGGGTCGCCTATTGGATGCCGGTCGATCAGTACATCGGGGGGATCGAGCATGCCATCCTGCACCTGCTTTACTCCCGCTTCTACACGCGGGTTCTGAGGGATCTGGGGTACCTCTCGGTCGACGAACCCTTCACGAACCTCCTGACCCAGGGGATGGTCTGCAAGGAGATCCAGTCCTGTCCGCAGCACGGCTACCTTTACCCCTACGAGGTGGAGGACGGCCGATGCCGGCGCTGCGGGTCGGAGATCGTCACCGGCAACACGCTCAAGATGAGCAAGTCCAAGAAGAACGTGGTGGATCCGCAGGTCTTGATCGATCAATACGGCGCCGACACGGTCCGGATGTTCTGCCTGTTCGCCTCGCCGCCTGAGCGCGATCTCGAGTGGAACGATCAGGGCGTCGAAGGATCCTATCGCTTTTTGAACCGCGTGTGGCGTCTGGTGGTGGACAATCTGGATGCCCTTCGCGGGGTGTCGGCGTATGACGGCAAGACGCCGCTCGAGGGGGGTCTCAAGGACCTGCGCCGCAAGACGCATTGGACGATCCGCAAGGTCAGCTCCGATGTGGAGGATCGTTTCCATTTCAACACCGCCATCGCGGCGGTCATGGAACTGGTGAACGATCTGGTGTCGTTCCTGAACGAACCGCCATCCTCGGGGGATCCGGCCTGGCCGGTGCTGCGGGAGGGCGTCGACGCCGTGATCGTTTTGCTATCCCCCGTGGTGCCCCATATCACCGAGGAGCTTTGGCACAGGCTCGGGCACGAGACGCCGCTGCTTGAAACGCCATGGCCGGCTTATGATCCCGATGCCCTGAAGGTGGAAAGTCGGCTGGTGGTCTTTCAGGTGAATGGAAAGGTCCGCAATCGGAAAGAAGTTCCGGTTTCGATGACCGACGGGGATCTGAAGGAGATGGCGCTTGCCGACGAGCGCGTTCAGCAGTTCGTGGCCGGGAAGCCTGTCAAGAAGGTGGTTGTCGTCCAGGGGAAACTCGTCAATGTCGTGGTCTGA
- the nusB gene encoding N utilization substance protein B homolog: MRLPAGAERLDGVFDMGKRRKSREMALQTLFQLECDPRDPMEAFDSLRESMHWAEARVDFARKLVLGVQRTKSDLDLLIRRASKHWRLERMAMVDRSILRLAVYEMLHLEDVPPKVAIDEALELAKRFGAKESGAFINGVLDQIYNDLLKDGRLKNVGSDVSS; the protein is encoded by the coding sequence TTGCGGCTGCCGGCAGGCGCGGAGCGCCTGGACGGTGTGTTTGATATGGGTAAACGAAGAAAATCCAGAGAGATGGCCCTTCAGACGCTTTTCCAGCTCGAGTGCGATCCCCGGGATCCCATGGAGGCCTTCGACAGCCTGAGGGAGAGCATGCACTGGGCCGAGGCCCGGGTCGATTTCGCCCGGAAGCTGGTGCTGGGCGTTCAGCGCACCAAGTCCGATCTCGACCTTCTGATCAGGAGGGCATCGAAACACTGGCGCCTCGAGCGGATGGCCATGGTGGACCGGTCCATCCTGCGGCTGGCGGTTTATGAAATGCTGCATCTGGAGGACGTGCCGCCCAAAGTGGCCATCGACGAGGCGTTGGAGCTGGCCAAACGATTCGGCGCCAAGGAATCGGGAGCCTTCATCAACGGCGTTCTCGATCAGATATACAACGATCTGCTGAAGGATGGCCGGTTGAAGAATGTCGGCTCGGATGTTTCTTCATAA
- a CDS encoding putative Micrococcal nuclease (Evidence 3 : Putative function from multiple computational evidences; Product type e : enzyme), whose product MEQRAESEYSQEASRLIVNGRRKREAARVLFHLAAKVPRHKLFRLRRPDLNRAMRRLLLVPLVYLCACHAADTTANSAFRVIAVLDGDTIRVAREGAVIPIRLIGIDAPESSKRDGKPGQPYSRAAKKHLAHLVLQKPVEWVSYGTDDYRRVLGVVHLGGVNVNLEMVRAGLAEAYRGRLQPGFDDSPYRQAEKEARQARRGMWAQGHQYVSPYEWRKTHP is encoded by the coding sequence ATGGAACAGAGGGCGGAATCCGAATACAGCCAGGAAGCATCCCGGCTTATCGTCAACGGCCGCAGGAAACGCGAGGCCGCAAGGGTGCTTTTTCATCTGGCCGCCAAGGTCCCGCGCCACAAACTCTTTCGTCTCCGACGCCCCGACCTTAACCGGGCGATGCGGCGGCTGTTGTTGGTTCCCCTCGTTTACCTGTGCGCATGTCATGCTGCAGACACGACGGCGAACAGCGCATTCCGGGTGATTGCCGTCCTGGACGGGGATACTATACGGGTTGCGCGGGAGGGCGCGGTCATCCCCATCCGTCTGATCGGCATCGACGCCCCGGAAAGCTCGAAAAGGGACGGTAAGCCGGGCCAGCCTTACAGTAGAGCGGCGAAAAAACACCTCGCCCATCTCGTCCTGCAAAAACCGGTCGAGTGGGTTTCGTACGGCACGGATGACTACCGTCGGGTTCTAGGCGTAGTGCATCTGGGCGGAGTGAATGTGAACCTCGAGATGGTGCGCGCGGGGCTCGCCGAGGCCTACCGCGGCCGGTTGCAGCCTGGCTTCGATGATTCCCCTTACAGGCAGGCGGAGAAAGAAGCGCGTCAAGCCCGACGGGGGATGTGGGCGCAGGGCCATCAATATGTCAGTCCCTATGAATGGAGAAAAACCCATCCGTGA
- the ribE gene encoding riboflavin synthase beta chain (Evidence 2a : Function from experimental evidences in other organisms; Product type e : enzyme), protein MAKIIEGRLSAEGLRVAIVVSRFNDFICARLVDGALDALRRHGASEEDLSVVKVPGAFEIPLMAKRLAQSGKYDTVICVGAVIRGATPHFDYVAAEVSKGIAHVSLETGVPIAFGVLTTDSIEQAIERAGSKAGNKGFEAAMAAIEMVDVIRAAG, encoded by the coding sequence ATGGCGAAGATCATCGAAGGGCGGCTGTCCGCCGAAGGGCTGAGGGTCGCGATTGTTGTCAGCAGGTTCAATGACTTTATCTGTGCAAGGCTCGTCGACGGTGCGCTCGATGCATTGCGGCGCCACGGGGCCTCGGAGGAGGACCTGAGCGTTGTAAAGGTGCCGGGGGCCTTCGAGATCCCCCTGATGGCGAAGCGGCTGGCGCAGAGCGGCAAATACGATACGGTGATCTGCGTGGGGGCCGTCATCCGGGGCGCTACCCCGCACTTCGACTACGTCGCGGCGGAAGTCTCCAAAGGAATCGCCCATGTAAGCCTCGAGACCGGGGTGCCTATCGCCTTCGGGGTGTTGACGACCGACAGCATCGAGCAGGCCATCGAGCGGGCGGGCTCCAAAGCGGGCAACAAGGGGTTCGAGGCGGCGATGGCGGCGATCGAAATGGTCGATGTCATCCGGGCGGCCGGCTGA